In Sorghum bicolor cultivar BTx623 chromosome 10, Sorghum_bicolor_NCBIv3, whole genome shotgun sequence, one genomic interval encodes:
- the LOC8072840 gene encoding uncharacterized protein LOC8072840 — MCEAIGQFGPGLEPPTQDSLREKLLEEEYARTKSLLQEREAEKMKNGCSIMTDAWTDRKRRSIMNLCTNSADGTSFISSKEMSDVSHTSEVIFELVDKAIEDIGPENVVQVVTDNASNNMGAKKLLFEKRPNIFWTSCATHTINLMLQGIGNLARFKKVIEQAKAFTIFVYGHTRTLECMRHFTEGKEIVRPGVTRFASTFLTLSSILEKKDQLRKMVVHSRWDSLRDVKSKKGKDATTIILNPTFWKDVKQTVSVFEPLFRVLRLVDGDVKPSMGFIYGEILKAKREVKEALGNIESRFKEVIAVVDKKMKGRLDSPLHLTAYLLNPHYSYANPSIFDEPTITEGFISCVETFYYHDEDKQDQAAHVELRKFQNREGPFNKKLARTFQNFDYNPASWWRLYGTEVPALQKMATRILSLTSSASGCERNWSGFEAIHTKRRNRLTTTRLNKLVYIQFNSKLLNRREKIKSKKINDVLLSNETTEVQGFLHENGDDCALVVYRDEEEEEEMEGTGIPWSVLGDAVGAEEQLQLRRSARVRELYEGEEFESDKEEFDEDEDDYLEPY; from the exons ATGTGTGAAGCCATTGGCCAGTTTGGACCTGGACTTGAACCTCCTACTCAGGATTCTTTACGAGAGAAATTGCTGGAAGAAGAGTATGCAAGAACCAAGAGCTTACTGCAAGAACGTGAAGCCGAGAAGATGAAGAATGGGTGCTCCATTATGACTGATGCCTGGACAGATAGGAAGAGGAGAAGCATAATGAACCTGTGCACAAATTCTGCTGATGGAACAAGCTTTATCAGCTCAAAAGAGATGTCAGATGTGTCACACACAAGTGAGGTAATATTTGAACTAGTGGACAAAGCAATAGAAGACATTGGTCCAGAAAATGTTGTGCAAGTAGTAACAGATAATGCATCTAACAACATGGGAGCAAAGAAGCTATTGTTTGAGAAGAGACCAAATATATTTTGGACCTCATGTGCAACTCACACAATTAATCTGATGCTCCAAGGAATTGGCAATCTTGCTCGGTTCAAGAAGGTAATTGAGCAAGCAAAGGCATTCACCATATTTGTGTATGGGCACACTAGAACATTGGAATGCATGAGACACTTCACTGAGGGGAAAGAAATAGTAAGGCCAGGAGTGACTAGGTTTGCTTCAACCTTTCTCACTTTGAGTAGCATACTAGAGAAGAAGGATCAGCTAAGAAAGATGGTGGTTCATAGTAGGTGGGACTCACTGAGAGATGTGAAATCGAAGAAAGGAAAAGATGCCACAACAATTATATTGAATCCTACCTTCTGGAAGGATGTGAAGCAAACAGTGAGTGTTTTTGAGCCATTGTTTAGAGTTCTCCGTTTGGTTGATGGGGATGTAAAACCATCCATGGGTTTCATTTATGGAGAAATACTAAAGGCCAAGAGAGAGGTGAAGGAGGCCTTAGGAAATATTGAGTCTCGGTTCAAGGAGGTAATTGCTGTTGTTGACAAGAAGATGAAGGGGAGACTTGATTCACCATTGCATTTGACAGCTTATTTGCTGAATCCACACTATAGCTATGCTAATCCATCAATCTTTGATGAGCCCACAATAACAGAAGGATTCATTAGTTGTGTGGAGACCTTTTATTATCATGATGAGGATAAGCAAGATCAGGCTGCTCATGTTGAACTAAGAAAGTTTCAGAATAGGGAAGGACCATTTAACAAGAAGCTTGCAAGGACTTTCCAAAATTTTGATTACAATCCAG CATCATGGTGGCGCCTGTATGGAACTGAAGTACCAGCCTTACAAAAGATGGCAACAAGGATCCTTTCTTTAACATCAAGTGCATCTGGCTGTGAAAGAAACTGGAGCGGTTTTGAAGCG ATACACACTAAGAGGAGAAATAGGCTTACTACAACACGTCTCAACAAATTAGTCTACATTCAATTCAACTCCAAGCTGCTTAATAGGAGAGAAAAAATCAAGTCAAAAAAGATCAATGATGTTCTTTTGTCTAATGAAACAACTGAAGTTCAAGGATTTCTGCATGAGAATGGAgatgattgtgcattagtggtcTATAGagatgaggaggaggaagaagagatgGAAGGTACTGGAATTCCTTGGTCTGTTCTTGGAGATGCAGTGGGAGCAGAAGAACAACTTCAGCTGCGTAGGAGTGCTAGAGTGAGAGAGCTTTATGAAGGAGAAGAGTTTGAATCTGACAAGGAAGAGtttgatgaggatgaggatgactATTTGGAGCCCTATTGA